Below is a window of Tolypothrix bouteillei VB521301 DNA.
TACTGAGTGGAATTGGAAGCCAGAATGGAGGTTATAATACAACCTCTAATACCCAAACTGCGTATACTTCAGTCAACAATACAAATACTAATAATACAAATACAATCGGGAACTAAATAAGGTCAATTTTAGGTATAAGAAGGAACTGTTGCACGATCGCCTGCACTTGATATGACTAAAGTATCTGTGTGGATGGTTATACGTGCAATAGCCTTAACCACCAAATTAATAAATACCAGTCAAAGAGCGGAATAGAGGAATAACGTAGGAGATAGGTGCTACTTCTCCTATTTTGACCCGGACCTCCGCAGTCGTACCGGATGAAATTTGTAATTCTGGACCTTTGGAAGAAGACCATTTGTAACCACTGATAGTGGAAGGATCTTTTTCCAGTTGGATCTGAACTTGCACGCGAGCTGCGTTACTATTGGCAAGGCTACGAGCTAAGTCTTCGTTACCAACTTGCGCTATAATATCCTGGGTCGTCACGGGAAAGGGAGAAACGTTCGTTACTACTCCAATAATTCCACCAAAGCGATCGCGCTTGACAACGCTGGGTGTTACTTGTACTGTCATGCCTGGTTTTATCTGTTTACCATCCTTATCAGCAAAGTAAACAAGACTTGACAGTTTTGTGTTAGGGTCTTCAACTTCAATCGTTGCAATCCGGGTACCGGAGCTAACAACTTGACCGGGGAGTGTACCAACTGACAAGACGCGACCATCAAATTTGCTAACAATTTGGCTCGACTGATTTAATTGCAGTTTTAACGAGGAAATTTTGCGTCGTACTTCCTGAATTTGATTTAATTTGTTGACTGACTTTTCCAAATCTTGTTGAATGAGTTTGGTTTTTTGAGCTTCAATATCTTTAATTTTAGTTTTAATGTCGTCAAGTTTATTCAGATTTTGCAGGTAATCCCGGTTTGCATTAGTTTTTTGAACTTGAATTTCTTGAATATTATTTTTGATATCATCAATTCTGCTCAGGTTTTGTAGGTATTCCCGTTCGCTCGACGTTTTTTGAACATCAAGGTCTTTAAGTTGTGTTTGAATATCGTCAAGTTGCGTCTGTTGGTTCAACAAGTCCTGCTGGGCTTGAAGCACTACATCCTGGCTAATAACTTTTTCCTGAAATAAACTCCGACGAGCTTCAACTCGTTGTTGTAAAGTTTGCAATAATGAGCTAATTTTTTGCTTTCTCTCTAAAAGACTTTTACGTTTTTCTGCTATTGCGGTAAGAGTTTGGTTGTACAGTGTGGGTACGACTTGTTGTCTTAACAGGCTTTGCTCCAAGCTTTGTCGTTTTTGCTCTAACGCTTTTAAAGTTTCAGAGTGTAGCGTTGGTGCTACTGATTCTCGACGCAGGCTTTCTTCAAGGTCTTTTTGCTGCTGCTCCAATGTTCTTTGTGACAAGGCGATCTGTTGTTTTTGCAGTCTCTCAGTGTCCCGGTTTTGCTCTTGCAACTGGATAAATTTCGCGTTTTCTTGCTGTAGTTGTTGCTTAATATTAGATTGATCTACGATCGCGAGTATTTGATTCTGCCTAACGACATCTCCTGGCTTGATGTTCAAGGCTAACAATTGACCGCCACCAAGTGACTGAATTTGTACCACATGACGGGGTCGGATCAACACGCCAGAACCCGTAACTGTGAGTGGAATTCGCCCAACTATACTCCAAGTACCAGCAACGAAGACCAAAAAGCCCATAGAAACTAAGGGTAGCCAAGCTTGGCGGCTTGTTAAGAGCATCAGTTTGTCAAGTTGCTCTGGAGAGTTTAAGCGTAAGAGCGCTTCTTCACGGAAGAGTTTTTTCGCGTTATTGGGCATCTTGTATATTTTTCTTTTGAATTTACTCTACACTCAGACAGAATGCCGTGCCAGACATATACTGTTGCGTTTCCAGGCTTGACACTTATATCATATTATACTTTAAAATTGCTCGTTTTTGAACAAAAAAGTTTCGCCCAGTCCCCACCTAAAAATATTATGAGTTTGTCTCTTTTTATTAATTTGATTCCATTTGTCGGGCTACTAGTTGAGCAAATAACCCCTCAGTATTAACCAGTTTCTCAAATGTACCTACTTGCACCACGCGACCCGCTTCGATGGCATAAATTCGGTCAGCATTGCGAATTGTGCTCAGTCGATGAGCAATAACTATCCGAGTCGCATTCAACTTTTCTAAACTCTGAGAAACGATCGCTTGGGTACGGTTATCCAAAGAACTGGTAGCCTCATCCATCAAGATAATTTTTGGCTGATTCACAAGCGCTCTTGCAATTAACAATCTCTGGCGTTGTCCCCCTGAAAGATTAGTACCGCCTTCACTGACAATTGTATGCAATCCCATAGGCATTTGTGCGATATCATCAGCCAAACCTGCCATTTGCGCCGCTTCTTGAGCTTGAGCTTGGGAAATTAATCCTCCGGCAGCGATATTCTGAAAAATTGAACCCGTGCCAATGCGACCATTCTGTAGCACTACTCCCAATTGCCTCCGCACCGCTTCAAGATTGAGTTCTGCTAAGTCAAAGCGATCGTAGAACACCGTTCCCGATTGTGGAGTTTCAAACCCCAACAACAACCTCAATATGGTTGATTTCCCACTGCCGGAAGGTCCCACTATCGCTACAAATTCCCCAGGTTCTGCATGGAGACTCACCCGGTCGAGAATCGGCAACCCATCGTCACGGTAGCGAAAGGTAACGTTGTCTAAAGCTACGCGACCCATCAAGTCGCCTGGGTTTGCCTTGGTAGGATCGTACTCCGGCTGTGCTTGCAAAATTGGTTTTGCCCTCTCCCACAAAG
It encodes the following:
- a CDS encoding NHLP bacteriocin system secretion protein yields the protein MPNNAKKLFREEALLRLNSPEQLDKLMLLTSRQAWLPLVSMGFLVFVAGTWSIVGRIPLTVTGSGVLIRPRHVVQIQSLGGGQLLALNIKPGDVVRQNQILAIVDQSNIKQQLQQENAKFIQLQEQNRDTERLQKQQIALSQRTLEQQQKDLEESLRRESVAPTLHSETLKALEQKRQSLEQSLLRQQVVPTLYNQTLTAIAEKRKSLLERKQKISSLLQTLQQRVEARRSLFQEKVISQDVVLQAQQDLLNQQTQLDDIQTQLKDLDVQKTSSEREYLQNLSRIDDIKNNIQEIQVQKTNANRDYLQNLNKLDDIKTKIKDIEAQKTKLIQQDLEKSVNKLNQIQEVRRKISSLKLQLNQSSQIVSKFDGRVLSVGTLPGQVVSSGTRIATIEVEDPNTKLSSLVYFADKDGKQIKPGMTVQVTPSVVKRDRFGGIIGVVTNVSPFPVTTQDIIAQVGNEDLARSLANSNAARVQVQIQLEKDPSTISGYKWSSSKGPELQISSGTTAEVRVKIGEVAPISYVIPLFRSLTGIY